GGGCAGTTATAAGTGTATTTAATGTGCTAATATCCTGCTCCATTCTTTCGATGTTTTTTGGCAGGCTGCAATTGGCATCGGTAAACAATTCCTCAAAAGTAAAAGTTGTATCTGTAACCATGTTAATTGCATCTTCCACGTCAAACCGGGTTATCCCACGACCATCATAGTAGCCTTTATATGCCTCGTTAAATGAGTTTTGGCTAATAGCGTTATAAAAATCAGCTTTAAAACCTTCCAGGTTGATAACGGAAAAATCCTTGTTTAGTTTTGCCCCGGCATAAATCTCGTCGGTAAGCAGTATCTGCAGCTGTTCGGGATTAGTAAATATCACCCAGGCGGACTCGTTAACTACAGGTGCATTCAAGTTGATAATTGTTAATGCAGCTCCCCGGTCCTCGTTTGACGGATGCGACGACCATTGGTCATTAATAATCACCTCGCTGGTTTCGCCAATGTTGGTATGCTTATCAATTATTGGCAGCCCTATGCTATCGGCTTTAAGCCCATGGTTGGCCGCATAATGACTGATCATTTCCAACTGTTGCGGATAAAAATTTTGTGACCGTTTGTTTTCTGCCAATTGGCTATTCCAGTAATTTAACAGGCCGCTGTAACATAGCTGCCCAACTTCAATCCGTTTTAACGATGATATGGCATGGTTTGAACCGCTTACGTAGGCTGCCATGGCATCGGCATGAAATTCCATTTCGCGCGATAAGCCCATATATGTTTTATTAAGCACCACATATATCTTTTTAAGGATGTTTTGCATGCCCATCACCAGTTGGATATTGATCCAGGCAAACAGCCGGAATATGCTGTGAACGCGGGCAAAGCCGTTTAAAAGCTTGCCGTAACCATCATTGTCATACAACATGTTGTATATAACCTTGTTAAGGTTATATACGTAGCTGCCAAACTTCATGCTTCGTTGCGAAAAATGGCCAAACTCATGCGCCATAATTGCCTTAAACTCCGATAAGTTAATGGAGTTTACCAACCCGAGGCCAATTTTAAGGTTCTTTTTAACCGGAAAAAACATGCTCCAAAAGCTGGAATCGTAAAATACACCGGCGTTTACGTCGGCCGAAATAAATATCCGTTTTGGAAAAGGCGCCTGCGCCTCG
The genomic region above belongs to Mucilaginibacter sp. KACC 22773 and contains:
- a CDS encoding M48 family metallopeptidase, with product MSTSAFTFPPMPVHADKGILKPSRAFTKQVYKSIGAIFLFILTYLLLLLGAVAIAGAFIALGVVIISGLSSFMGLIAGVALMGSGLMLVFFTIKFLFKSTPADHSDMMEITPDDQPALFAFIKQLTDEAQAPFPKRIFISADVNAGVFYDSSFWSMFFPVKKNLKIGLGLVNSINLSEFKAIMAHEFGHFSQRSMKFGSYVYNLNKVIYNMLYDNDGYGKLLNGFARVHSIFRLFAWINIQLVMGMQNILKKIYVVLNKTYMGLSREMEFHADAMAAYVSGSNHAISSLKRIEVGQLCYSGLLNYWNSQLAENKRSQNFYPQQLEMISHYAANHGLKADSIGLPIIDKHTNIGETSEVIINDQWSSHPSNEDRGAALTIINLNAPVVNESAWVIFTNPEQLQILLTDEIYAGAKLNKDFSVINLEGFKADFYNAISQNSFNEAYKGYYDGRGITRFDVEDAINMVTDTTFTFEELFTDANCSLPKNIERMEQDISTLNTLITAQNDIKTFDYKGNKYIKNEAQTVSGLIDHERHESVKKLESLDKNIFIFFYNNSNTGEARDLLAVKYNRLFKYQADAVQDYDLYNKTMLVFNRVYNTMTADNINATLTEVYNFERTLKPRIAVVIADEETRAFMDEEQLEAADKYLASKWIYYYEPKYDNEAIGIFNKGVGAYISAVAKRNFEIKKDLLNFQYSLLNNK